The Deltaproteobacteria bacterium genomic interval GGGCGAGCGGCGGCTTCGGCTCGAACGCGGCGTCGCCGCTGCTCACGTCGGGCGCGGAGAACGGCGCGATCGTGCTGGGCGGCTTCGACGGATACGTGCGCGCGTACGCGCAGTCGAGCGGCAAGCAGCTCTGGAAGCGCGGCCTGCGCGGGCACGTGTACGCGAGTGCAGCGCAGCTCTCCGACGGCACGCTGATCCAGCCATCGACCGACGGCACGATCTACGCGCTCGAGCCCGAGACCGGGCGCGTGCTCTGGGCGCACGACACGCTGGGGCCGATCCGCTCCTCGCCCGCCGTCGACGCGCGCGACCGGATCTACGTGGGCACCGGCGAGGGCCGCCTCGTCGCGCTGGACCCGGACGGGACGCTGCGCTGGACCTACCTGTGCATCGACGAGGAGCGCAACGACCTGAACGCGTCGCCGGCGCTCGGCCCCGACGGGATCGCGATCGCGGGCGAGAACGGCGGCGTGTTCCTGGTGCCGTGGGACTACCCGCTCTCGCCGGCCGGTCGCGCGGACCCGCGCGTGACGCTCGGTCCGGGCGAGGCGCTCCCGCCAGACGGAGCGTTCCTGCTCTACACCAGCGCGTTCGGCGCGCTGCGCACGGAGCCAGAGCGGGCGATCGCCGCGAACCAGCCGCTCACCTTCACGCTTCTGCTGCGCGAGGGCGGCGACACGAAGTACGCCGCGCTCGACGCCGAGAGCCTCGACGTGCAGGTGGGCGGCGCGCCCGCCCGACACGTGATGGTGTCGGCCGACGGGCAGTTCCTGGTGCTCGTGCCGCGCGAGACCTGGCTCGGGCCAGCGGGCGGCCGTCTGAAGCTCGAGATCCGCGGCCGCTACCGCGTGGATCCGTGGCGCGTGGGGCTGAAGTTCTTCGCCGGCCGCGACGGCGGCGGCTTCGCGGAGACGCTCGAGTTCGACGTCGCGCCGCGCGGCTCCGAGCCCTCTCCGTACCGCGTGCCCGCCGGGATCGGCGACCCAGGCAGCGTCTTCGAGCTGTCGCGCTACGCGGCGCCGAACCCGACCATGCTGCCCTCGTGGAACCAGATCGGCTTCGACTCGCTGCACTACCTGGGCGGCACGGTCGAGGGCGACGCGAGCCGCGCGCTCGTCTGGGTGGTCGGCGGGCGGCTCGCCGACGGGCGCACCGTGGTCGATCCGTCCTCGACGCTGCGCTTCCCGCTGCGGCTCGAGTACGACGGCGGTCTGCTCACGCTGCACAACTACGACGGCTTCGAGATCCAGTTCGTCGGCTCCTGGGACATGCCGTTCGGGTCGTACCGCGCGTCCACGCGCGTCGACCCCGCGCATGGCCGCGCGCTCGAGCCGGCGGCGCTGGTCGCGGTGGCGAACACGCACGAGCTCGAGTACTACGGCCGCTTCCTGCAGCTCATGGGCCTGGCGGATCTGCGCAGCGGCGAGATGGCAGTCTTCGGCGGGCTCGACCTGGACCTGCACGGCGACGGAATCGCGTCGCCCCCTGCCGGCGTGGGCCAGGTGAGCTTCGCGCGCGACGCGCGCTCGGCGAGCGCGAGCGTTTCGGGCGGGGCGCTTCGCGCGGACGAGCACGTGTTCAGCCTGCTGCTCGTCGACGCCGCGAGCGGCCGGCCGCTGCCGCTGTACTACTCGGGCCGCACGGAGGTCGCGTCCGACGCGAGCGGCGTCGTGACTCGCGTGACGATCCGCTTCGACGAGGGGCAGGCGCCCGGCGCGCTCCGTGCCTACTACCTGGTCGATTCCCAACCCGCCGCACGTGGAGCCCTGTGACGATGAGCCTTCCCTTCTGGTACGAACGCGCGCTGGCCGCGAAGTCGGAGCCGGCAGACTTGGTGGTCGACGGCGTGCGCATCCACTACGAGACCTGGGGCGAGCCGGGCCAGCCCGGCCTCGCGCTCGTGCACGGCAGCAACGCACACCTGGAGTGGTGGCGCTTCGTCGCGCCGTTCCTGGCCGACCGCTTCCGCGTCGTCGCGCTCGACTCGTCGGGAAACGGCGACAGCGGCTGGCGCGAGCGCTACTCCGCGGGCGTGCTCGCCGACGAGGTCTGGGCGGTGTGCGGCGCCGCCGCGCTCGGCGCGCGCCCGGTCGTGGTCGGCCACAGCTTCGGCGGATTCGTCGCGCTCGAGACCGCGCACCGCCACGGCGCCGAGATGGGCGGCGTGATCTTCATGGACTTCACGGTGGCGCCGCGCGAGCGCTACCTGGAGTGGGGGCTGCGCTCGAGGCGCGAGGGCGTGAAACCCGGGCGCAAGACGCGCGTGCACCCCGACCGCGACTCGGCGCTCGCGCGCTTCCGCTACCTGCCCGAGCAGCCGGTGCGCCACGCCTGCGTGCGCGACTACATCGCCGCGAAGAGCCTGCGCCCGGTGGAGGGCGGCTTCACCTGGAAGTTCGACCCCACGCTCTTCGACGACCTGGAGATGGGCGCGGACCAGGCCGAGAAGTTCGCGCGCCTGGCCTGCCGAAGCGCGGTGATCCTGGGCGAGGACAGCGCCGACGAGGGCGCCTTCTTCGGCGACCACATGGCGTCGATCTCGGCCGGTCGGCTGCCGATCCTGGTGATTCCCGGCACCCACCACCACCTGATGTTCGACGAGCCGCTCGCGGTGGCGATGGCGGTGAAAGCGCTCGCGCTGGACTGGCTGCGCGAGGACCGCGAGGGCGCCGCTACCCGATGAGCGGTCGAGCCCGTAGAATGCCGCGAGCGAGCGGCGGACCGCTCTAGACGGAGCTTCAGCGTGCTCGATCTTCGCTTCATCATCGAGAACATCGCGTCGGTCCGGGCGAACTGCGCCATGCGCAACGTCTCGGTCGACCTCGAGCGTCTGGTCGCGCTCGACGAGCGGCGCCGCGCGCTGATCGCGGAGCAGCAGTCGGTGCAGGAGCGGCGAAACGCGCTCGCGCGCGAGATGAAGGGCCGAAAGCCGAGCGACGAGGAGCGAAATCTCGGCAAGGACCTGAAGGAGCGCGAGGCCGTGCTCGAGGTCGAGCTCGGCAGCGTGCGCGACGAGCTGCTCGCGCTGCAGCTCCTGGTGCCGAACCTGACCCACCCCGACGTGCCCGCCGGCGCCACCGACGAGGAGAACCGCGAGCTGCGCGTGATCGGCGCGCCGCCCGCGTTCGGCTTCGCGCCGCTCGACCACGTGGAGCTGGCCGAGAAGCACGACCTGATCGACTTCGAGGCCGGCGCGAAGGTGACCGGCCAGAAGTTCTACTTCCTGAAGAACGAGCTGGTTCTGCTCGAACACGCGCTGGTGCGGTTCTCGCTCGACTTGCTGCGAAAGCGCGGCTTCACGCTGTTCCAGACGCCCGACCTGGCGCGCGCCGAGGTCGCGGACGGGCTCGGCTTCAACCCGCGCGGCGCCGAGACGAACATCTACTCGATCGCCGACACCGACCTGGTGCTGGTCGGCACCGCCGAGATCACGCTCGGCGGAATCCACCACGGAGAAATCCTCGACGAGGCGCGGCTTCCACTGCGCTACTGCGGGCTCTCGCACTGCTTCCGCACGGAGGGCGGCGCACACGGCCGCGCGTCGCGCGGTCTGTACCGCGTGCACCAGTTCACCAAGGTGGAGATGTTCGCGATCACGCGGCCCGAGGAATCGGAGGCGATGCACGCGGAGCTGGTCGCGATCGAAGAGGACATCTACCGCGCGCTCGAGATCCCGTTCCGCGTGGTCGACGTCTGCGCGGGCGACCTCGGCGCGCCCGCGTACCGCAAGTTCGACCTCGAGGCGTGGATGACCTGCCGCGGCGAGCGCGGCGGCTGGGGCGAGATCACCAGCACCTCGAACTGCACCGACTACCAGTCGCGCCGGCTCGGCGTGCGCTACCGCGAGAGCGCGTCGGGCAAGACGCGCTTCTGCCACATGCTGAACGGCACCGCGATCGCGGCGTCGCGCGCGCCGATCGCGCTGATCGAGAACCACCAGCAGGCCGACGGCTCGATCCGGATTCCGAAAGCGCTCGTGCCGTACACGGGCTTCGACCGGATCGGATGAGCGCCGACGCGCTCGTCCTTGGCACGGCCGGGCACATCGATCACGGCAAGACCACGCTGGTGCGCGCGCTCACGGGCGTGGACTGCGACCGGCTTCCCGAGGAGAAGGCGCGCGGGATCACGATCGAGCTCGGCTTCGCGCCGCTGGTTCTCCCGTCGGGCTTGCGCCTGTCGCTGATCGACGTTCCGGGGCACGAGCGGCTGGTACACACCATGGTTTCAGGCGCGACCGGGATCGACCTGGTGCTCTTCGTGGTCGCGGCCGACGAGGGCATCATGCCGCAGAGCCGCGAGCACCTGGCGATCTGCGATCTGCTCGGGATCGAGCGCGGCGTGGTGGCGCTCACCAAGGCCGACGCGGTCGAGCCCGACCTGCTGGAGCTGGCGCAGCTCGAGGTGGCCGAGGAGCTGGAGCGCACCTGTCTTGCGAATGCTCCGATCGTGCCGGTCTCGGCGCTCACCGGGCAGGGGCTCGACGAGCTTCGCGCGGCGCTCGAGGCCTGCGCGAGCGAGGCGCCCGCGCGCACGCTTCGCGACGGGCCGGCGTGGCTCGCGGTGGACCGCGCCTTCTCGATGCGCGGCTTCGGCACGGTGGTGACCGGCACGCTTCGCGGCGCGCCGCTGGACGAGGGCCAGAACGTGCAGGTCTGGTCCGACGACGGGCGCGCGGCGATGGCCGCGCGGATCCGCGGCGTGCAGGTGCACGAGCAGCCGGTCGCGCGGGCGCTGCCGGGCTCGCGCGTGGCGCTGAACCTGCAGGGCATCGAGGTCGAGGCGGTTCCGCGCGGCAGCGTGGTCGCGACACCGGATCGCGTTGCAAGGCGCACGCGGCTCGAGGTGGAGCTCCGGCTGCTGCCCGGCGCGCCGCGGCTCGCCACCGGCGCGCGGATCGCGCTGCACCTGGGCACGACTTCGCGCGGGGCGCGGGTCTCGCTTCTCGACCGCGCGGCGCTCTTGCCGGGCGAGGTCGGACTCGCGGAGTTGCGGCTGGATCGCCCGCTGGTCGCGGTCGAGGGCGACCGCTTCGTGCTGCGCGGCTCGCGGCGGCTCGAGAACGCGGGCTGGACCTGGGGGGGCGGGCGAATCCTCGACGCCGCGCCCCGGCCGGGAAAGCGAAGGCGCGCCGACCGCGCGGCGGACCTCGCGCTCGCCGCGGCGGGCGACCGCGAGGCGTGGCTCGCGGCACGGCTCGCGATTGCGGGCCAGCGCGGGCAGACGCGCGCCGAGCTGCTGCGCGAGCTGCGCTCGCTCGACGGGCTCGCGGGCGTGCGCGTC includes:
- a CDS encoding PQQ-like beta-propeller repeat protein; its protein translation is MGKGRGIPRRAWLLLGAALWVSAGLVALRTVPFGAHALRPDAADAADAIGHGGVPLDPTSPWPKFRANPLQNGRSGVEPRGDARRAPWTFRTGKGVFSSPVIDAEGNVYVGSADQSFYALDRDGTLLWKFATGEVIDSSALLDDRGRVYFGSGDGHVYALERATGALVWKFRADTVAEVEARYGVESYNLGWFEGNLAMLPDGTLLAPNDNFLIYAIDRETGEKRREFLGNELMWSLPAVNARSGRIFAGSQFLLWRNVFAFDARTGERAWASGGFGSNAASPLLTSGAENGAIVLGGFDGYVRAYAQSSGKQLWKRGLRGHVYASAAQLSDGTLIQPSTDGTIYALEPETGRVLWAHDTLGPIRSSPAVDARDRIYVGTGEGRLVALDPDGTLRWTYLCIDEERNDLNASPALGPDGIAIAGENGGVFLVPWDYPLSPAGRADPRVTLGPGEALPPDGAFLLYTSAFGALRTEPERAIAANQPLTFTLLLREGGDTKYAALDAESLDVQVGGAPARHVMVSADGQFLVLVPRETWLGPAGGRLKLEIRGRYRVDPWRVGLKFFAGRDGGGFAETLEFDVAPRGSEPSPYRVPAGIGDPGSVFELSRYAAPNPTMLPSWNQIGFDSLHYLGGTVEGDASRALVWVVGGRLADGRTVVDPSSTLRFPLRLEYDGGLLTLHNYDGFEIQFVGSWDMPFGSYRASTRVDPAHGRALEPAALVAVANTHELEYYGRFLQLMGLADLRSGEMAVFGGLDLDLHGDGIASPPAGVGQVSFARDARSASASVSGGALRADEHVFSLLLVDAASGRPLPLYYSGRTEVASDASGVVTRVTIRFDEGQAPGALRAYYLVDSQPAARGAL
- a CDS encoding alpha/beta hydrolase is translated as MSLPFWYERALAAKSEPADLVVDGVRIHYETWGEPGQPGLALVHGSNAHLEWWRFVAPFLADRFRVVALDSSGNGDSGWRERYSAGVLADEVWAVCGAAALGARPVVVGHSFGGFVALETAHRHGAEMGGVIFMDFTVAPRERYLEWGLRSRREGVKPGRKTRVHPDRDSALARFRYLPEQPVRHACVRDYIAAKSLRPVEGGFTWKFDPTLFDDLEMGADQAEKFARLACRSAVILGEDSADEGAFFGDHMASISAGRLPILVIPGTHHHLMFDEPLAVAMAVKALALDWLREDREGAATR
- the serS gene encoding serine--tRNA ligase, encoding MLDLRFIIENIASVRANCAMRNVSVDLERLVALDERRRALIAEQQSVQERRNALAREMKGRKPSDEERNLGKDLKEREAVLEVELGSVRDELLALQLLVPNLTHPDVPAGATDEENRELRVIGAPPAFGFAPLDHVELAEKHDLIDFEAGAKVTGQKFYFLKNELVLLEHALVRFSLDLLRKRGFTLFQTPDLARAEVADGLGFNPRGAETNIYSIADTDLVLVGTAEITLGGIHHGEILDEARLPLRYCGLSHCFRTEGGAHGRASRGLYRVHQFTKVEMFAITRPEESEAMHAELVAIEEDIYRALEIPFRVVDVCAGDLGAPAYRKFDLEAWMTCRGERGGWGEITSTSNCTDYQSRRLGVRYRESASGKTRFCHMLNGTAIAASRAPIALIENHQQADGSIRIPKALVPYTGFDRIG
- the selB gene encoding selenocysteine-specific translation elongation factor — encoded protein: MSADALVLGTAGHIDHGKTTLVRALTGVDCDRLPEEKARGITIELGFAPLVLPSGLRLSLIDVPGHERLVHTMVSGATGIDLVLFVVAADEGIMPQSREHLAICDLLGIERGVVALTKADAVEPDLLELAQLEVAEELERTCLANAPIVPVSALTGQGLDELRAALEACASEAPARTLRDGPAWLAVDRAFSMRGFGTVVTGTLRGAPLDEGQNVQVWSDDGRAAMAARIRGVQVHEQPVARALPGSRVALNLQGIEVEAVPRGSVVATPDRVARRTRLEVELRLLPGAPRLATGARIALHLGTTSRGARVSLLDRAALLPGEVGLAELRLDRPLVAVEGDRFVLRGSRRLENAGWTWGGGRILDAAPRPGKRRRADRAADLALAAAGDREAWLAARLAIAGQRGQTRAELLRELRSLDGLAGVRVSADHWLDPAAFAELRKTAASAVRAHHADAPTDAFAGFAQVRARVPTPAGDDALRAALDAEARTGALEATPSGWRAPGHRAHAGDSQLALELAKRLAASGLAPETVEALARGLGCELRELRRVCEHLVREKKLVRVSSELFFDAAAIAALRERLIAYLRANGSIDPAAYKQLTGQSRKHTVPLMEHFDAEKLTVRRENTRVLRAQ